In Vibrio pomeroyi, the genomic window TTAAAGATTCTTTTACTCTGCCAATGCTCATTGAAGGTAATGATCTCGATGGAACACCATTAGGGGAAGGGCGATTCGAATGGATTGTGAAAGATGGTTCTGACCCTATATTAGTATCTGTCAGTGATGCTGCGGTTGATGAATCTGACCTCTCAAGTGGTGCAACGACAAGCACTGGTGTTTTCAGTCTCAATTTAGGAAGTGATTACGAGGGAGCACTTTTTTTCAACTTAGCTGATCAACCCATGTTATTTAGCGGAGGCGAACAGATTGTCTACACGGTCTCACCGAGCGGAAACTTACTCACCGGTTACGTTGGTTCTGTCAGTGCGGAGAACGTTGCTTTTACGCTTAGCTTCCCTCAAACAGATAGCCAAGTTGACTCGGATGTAACCTACACATTTGTTTTAAATAAAGGCTTGGATCAAAGTTCCCCTACAGACCAAATTCCATTTGTTGTCACTGCCAGAGATGATGACAACGATGAAACCAAATTAACCTTGAACGTGTCAGTGACTGATGGCGGTGAGCCGACGATTGGTTCGGGAACTGTTGAGTTGAGTGAAACCCCTATCGCTGATAGCATACCTTCGGGAGTTGGCTCAACAGCAAACGTGAGCTTAGCCGTTACCGCGGGCAATGACCCTCTGGTTTTCTTAGGTTTGGATGTGACCACTGGTCAAGCTGTTCTCGACAGTGATGGTATAGCGGTAACCAATAATGGTGAAGCGCTAACTTGGCGTGATAACGGTAATGGTACCTTTGATGCAGTTCTCGGTAACGGTGATGCTGTTTTCAAAATCAAACTACCAGATAACTTCAGCCTTGAAGCCAATGGTTCAACAAGTGTTGATGTCGTCATTGAGCTTTATCAGTCCATTGATCATGGCTCTGGTTCTAAAGATACCGAGCTGACGATCCCAGCGTCTATCGTCACCATTGACTCTGATGGATCGAGAGACACGCAAGAATCCGACATTAAAATATACGACGGTAAAGATCCTGCATTCTCAATTGTAGGCAGTATATCTGTTGATGAAGATGGACTCATTGGTGACAACGAACAAGCCGGTACTGAAGAGCCGAGTCCATCTATATCCATAATTCAAGGCTCGGACGATATTGCTTCCGTATCAATTAATATTGATGCATTTGATGCTCTCGGTTACACCAGTGGTGGGCGAGCGATTTCCTTACAGGAAGTAAATGCCGATGGTTGGCATTACGCGCAAGATTCGTCAGGTAACGATATCTTCCGAATTCGCTTCAACAACGATGGCACCACCGAGTTTAACCTTTATGGACCGCTCGATCATGCCACGGGTGACGGTGAAAATAACCTTGCTGTGAATTTTGAATTGGTTGTCACAGATGCCGACGGCGATAGCTCTGATCCCGCTATTTACTCTGTAAACGTAACTGACGCAGTTCCAATTGCGCGAAGTGGTTCTATTGAGTTAGTGGAAGGCGACAACCTTAACGGACAGTTTTTAACGGAAGAATTTGCTGGCGCTGATGGCGCCACCATTATTAGTTTCGATTATCGCGGTACTACTTACACCTTTGTAGATGCTGATACCCCAATAACCATTGATCTAATCAACGATTTTGACAGTGGTAGCGTATACGGCCAGTTTACTCTCTCATCAGACGGTAGCTACCAACTAACGACGAAACCGAATGTAACGACCAACCCTGCCGATCCCAAGATCGTCGATGACATTGACTATTTGGTGCGAGATGCCGATGGCGATGAAGTCGTTAGTAACGCTGAGCTCATACTGGATGATAACGAAGGTTTTATTCGTTATGAAGATTCGGAAACCACAGAAGATAACGATGCGATTATTGTAGTCAGTGTTTCAACTGGAGATATTGACCAAAGCGAAACCGTTACGGCTATTGAGTTCTCCGAAGCATCTTTAAACGGTGGTAGTTTGTACCTTGATGACGTATTGCTTCAAGTTGTAGACGGCAAAGTCACCTTGTCTGGAAGTCAATTGGCTGCAATTGATAGTCAGTTTACAGGCCCGAATGGACAGTTGACCTATCGTCCAGCTCTGCATGAGTCCAATACCACGTCGACGGTTATTTTGGCGATCAACGCGATTATTAGTACCGATACTGTACCAAAAGAGCTGACCGCTGATATTGCTGTTTCTGTTTTACCTGTAGCTGACGCACCTGATTGGTCTGATTCGGTCTTCACTTATCAATCCGTGGAAGATGATGCCGACCCTATCAAGCTTGATATTACCGCTCAACTCGTTGACCAAGATTCGTCGGAAACACTAACTTATACGATAAGTGGTATTCCAGATGGTCTGAATATCACCTTGAACGGAAATGCCGTTAAAGAGGGTAAGGAGTACACTCAGAATCAAATCGACAAAATGGAAATCAGAGCTGATGAAAATTTAGCGGGTCGATTTGAATTTGAAATTACTGCGATTGCGACTGAAGCAGGAAATACCTTTGCGGATCCAGATGATAGAACTGCCGATATTGTTAATACTGTAGTCGTTGAGATCTCACCGGATGCGGACACTCCAATTTTATCTGTTAAAGATTACAAAGGTTTGGAAGATGAAAACATCTTCTTAAAGAACGTAATCAATGGTGCGTTGACTGATACCGATGGTTCTGAATCTTTAAGTTATCAGATTGAAGTGCAAGACGGCTGGGCGATTCAAGGAGGATTGTTTGACCTAATTGGTCCTAATACTTATCTCGTGTCTGCTGAAGCGATAGAGAACGGCACCGCTTATTTAATCCCAAAAGAAGACATCAGCTCCTTTACGGAAGACCTATTCATTAACGTGACTGCCGTTTCTTATGAATCGACAATTGACTCGTTAGACCCTGTTAATGTGACTGCGCTTAGCGATACTAAAACCATCAATATTTTCCTCAAAGGTGTAGTGGATGAGCCTGTTGTTGTGGATGGAGGCAATGCACACTGGGAATATGATAGCGACACTAAAGTCATCAGCAATCAATCTGTTCTCAATGAAGATGGTTTGATTCGACTCGACTTTGTTGTTCAAACCTCAGATGACGATGTTTCAGAAGAGATCAACATTCTCCTGACCAACATCCCTGAAGGCACTTTGCTGGTGGATGCTCTGGGTGAACCAGTGTCACTGACGATTGCTTATATCGATGATGTTACTGGCGCAGTATTCCAAGTCTCTAATGCACAATTGAATGATTTGTATCTTAAGCCAGTCGCTGATTTCAGTGGCGAACTGGAACTTACCGTTATTGCTATCTCAACTGAACCTGACGGTGATTCGGGCGAATTTCCGATGACCTTGAAGGTAGAGTTAGCGCCTGTTGTTGATCAAAAAGATGGCCAAACGGTAAGCACTCAAGGTATTGAAGACAGCCAAATCGGATTGAATCTTGAACCATCTGTAAATCAAGATGTCGATGGCAGTGAGTCTTTAACTGGGTATGTGATTGATAGCCTTCCTGCTGATCTGACTCTCTATTTTGACGGCAGTGTGATCGAAGTGCCTGCTTCAGGTTTGGATTTAGAGAGCCTATTGGATAGCACGACGCCAACATTATCGGAGCTTTTAAACAGCGGCAGGTTGTCAGTAACGGCAACTGAAGATTTGAGCGGCACGTTCTCAATCCCAATTACTTATGAAGTTACAGATACGTCGCCGACGGGCGCGACCGATGTAAAAGATATCTCGGGATCCATTAGTGTCACTGTTGATGCGAGGGTCGAGTCAGATACACGTTTAGAAAGTTCGGGTCAGCTGTACACCAGTGATGACGGCTCTCCGGTCAACGTGTCAGATGCGGTTACTTTTGTTGATGCTGATATGGATGGCTCTGAGTACTTAGATTATATCTTGATCGATGTACCTGATGGTTATTCTTTGATTATCGACCACCCGAACGGAGCCGCTCAAGATATTTCAGGAAACTGGATTATCTCGGCGAATGGCCTAACGAGTGATTCTATCCAAGAATTGGCGCAAGAAATCCTGAGCGGCATGACGATCTCCAGCCCAAGTGACACCCCTGTGTTAGATATTGTGGTGCGTGCTCGTGTCATTGATGGTGAAGATTCGAAATACATTGATACCTCATTCCAAATTCAGATTACAGGTCATGACGGCGGGGGCGGTTCTTGTGACCCTGTCGGCCCACCAAGTCCAATCCAACCTGATGGCGATATTAAAACGCCAGAAGGTGAAGATATCGATCTAACGGGTTTATTAAATACTGATGTTGCCAGTGACCCAGACAACACGATCTCTTTCTATATTCCAGCTGACTCTCTGCCTGAAGGCGTCGAGATTTCAGGGGAAGGTGTTATTGCTGAATATGATGCAACTGGTGAAGTGGTCGGTTACTCGATTACTGCTGGTGGTCTATCGAAGTTAACGCTAACTGGGTTAGATGAAGACTTTGCAGGGTGCATTGATTTCACGATAGAGACGGTCGAAACCTCACCGTGTAATGGTGAAACAGTCACGACAAATCAAACGATCAGTATTCAAGTACTGCCTGTTGTCGATGACATTACGGTTGCAACGGATTCGACAACAATCCAAGAAGACATCACAACGGATCTTAATCTTGAGCTTGTTCTTGGAGATAGCGTTGAAGAAGGCCAGTTAATCACGGGTGAAGGCAACAGCGCTACTGGTAAAGAGACCGTTAACTCTCTGACCATCACAGTATCAAATGGTGTGACACTGTCGGAAAGCCCTGCCGATACTGGCTTGTTGGTTGATAACGGCAATGGCACATGGACGGTAACCGATCCTAGCCGATTGAGTGATGTGTTGGTGACACCACCAGAACACTACAGTGGTGAAATTACCTTAACGGTAACAGCCAATATTACCGATGAAGCGGATTGCGTAACTGAAACGGATACGCAAGATAAAACGACTGTAGTGACGATCACGGTTGAACCTGTCGCTGACGCGGCAAACTTGGTAACACAAGACATTGTCGGCGATGAAGACAACTATATTTCATTGTCATCACTTAGCGCAGAGCTGATTGACCAAGATGGCTCTGAAAATATGTCCTTGGCATTGAAAGGCGTGCCTGAAGGCGCAATTGTCGCGTTAAAAGTGGGCGATAGTTACGAATTGGTACCGAATAATGGCGTCGATGGCGGCACTTTTGATGGTAACCCTACTTACGAGTGGCAGCTGGATCCGAGCCAGCTCGCAGATCTCGTTATCATGCCGCCACGAGATTTCAGTGGTGACATGAATCTTGTACTTGAGGCGATTACTCAAGAAATCGGCACCACAGAAATTCGTTATACCGAATCTGAATTCACGGTCGGTGTGAACCCTATTGGTGACAAGGTTGAGTTCTTCGATTTACCTGAACAACTGACGGGCAGTGAAGATGAAGGCATTGTTATTCCGCTTGATGCGAATAGCTTTGAGACGAATAGTGATGAATTCTTGTCAATTACGGTAACGGTAAATGGGACTTCGGACCCATCAGGGTTAGTTGGGTTAGACCGAATTCGAATTGGCTCTGAAACCAGTTCTTTCACCAGTGTTGGTGGCATCATACAGGCGACGATCATCGTAAAAGCCAGCTCTGTCGATGAGCTCGAATTCTTTGCAGGCGATGCGTTTGGTAATCTCGATATTACGATTACAGGCCGAACGGTCGATCAAAACACTGTACTTGGTGAGTTAGTGGTCGACACGGGTGACCCAAGCTCGCAAGACATGACGCTTGTTATCACACCAGAACCTGATGCTCCGTTACTGAGCGTTGAATACCCATCGATAGTCGCGGAAGCGAGTGGCACGATTCCTCTAGGCTTAGATCTTTCTTTGGTTAACCCCGCGGATTCAGAGGAGGGTTTTATCACCATCTATGACATACCTGCAGGTTTGACCTTCTCACATGGTTCGATGGTCGGAGGACAATACGTGGTGGACCTGGCAGATGTACCTAACCTGGCGATAACAGGGGGCTACAGCAGTGGTGATCAATTTGAGCTAACGATTGAGCCGTCTGCAGAGATAGGCAACAACCAAGCGGTAGGTTTGCCTCAAACGGTATCGGTTGAATTTGTCGCTGAAGGAGACTCTACGATTACCGCAACAGAGGATAACGATCTGCTGATTGGCGGCGCAGGCTCAGATAATTTTGTATTTGAATCGTCAGGTTTGGGGAGTGCAGAGACCCCAAGCTACGATGTGGTTCAAGATTTTGATGCGTCTCCAAATACAGATGCAATTGACCTCTCAGGTATTCTAGGAAGCCTTGGGCTGAATACCGGAGTAGGAGCAACACAATACCTAGATTTAGAAGAATCTGGAGAAGGCGTAACCATTTCTATTAAACCAAATGGTGATGAAGACGTTCAACAAAACATCTTACTTGCCGATGTCACGTACGACGATCTGTATCAAGGTGACAGCAGCAGTGCATTAGAAGCACAAATTTTACAAAAAATGATAGAAGACAATAATTTAACGCTGTAAGTTAGATGTACAGTCTATAAAAGGAAGTTTAGATTGGTAGAACAAAAAGACAGCTGGCTAGGTTGTGTTGAGTGGTTGTGTGAGCATTTTAATGTTCGCAGCCATCCTTCCAAAATAGTGTCTGGCCTACCTTTAGATGAAGGCCGGCTCAATGAATCCCTTTTTCCAAGAGCGATTGAGAAGTCGGGGTTAACGCTGAGCCACGTTAAAAAAGAATTACTGATTCAATGTCAGTTCCCTGTTGTTGCCGTTAATTCTGCGACAGGGACTCCTCTTGTCGTCACTCAAAGTTCCGGTGGCGACTTTCATGTATTGGATTGCGAAACTAATTCAAGCCAACAAACCCTTTTAAAAGACTTGGTTGCTAAAGTAGAACCGTATGTGTGGCAAGTGGGTGCTCAAGCGCTTGATGATGCCCGCGTACAATCCCATGAACGTAGCGAGAATAAATCCAATACTCGTTGGTTATGGCGTGTCGTCAAAGAAGTGAAGCCTTGGTATCGAGACCTGTTTATCGCTTCATTTTTGATCAACTTACTCGCGTTAGTTGTACCTCTGTTTACCATGAACGTTTACGACCGTGTGGTACCAAACCAAGCGTTTAATACCTTGTGGGTGTTGGCCGCAGGAGTGGGCATTGTCGTTATTTTTGATTGGGTGTTGAGAAGTTCACGAAGCTCTGTGACTGATATGGCTGGGCGCTATATTGATAACAAGTTGTCTTCTCAACTGTTCTCTAAAGTGCTCGGTATGAAGTTGGAAAATCGACCTCAATCGGTAGGTGCATTTGCCAGACAGCTTCAAGACTTCGACAGCGTGAAAGATTTTTTCACTTCCATATCTTTGGTCACGTTAGTCGACTTACCGTTCACCTTGTTATTCCTTTTCCTTATCGGTTGGCTCGGTGGGGCGATGATGTTCATACCTGTCGCGATCATGCTTGTTTTGATTGTGTTGAGCATAGCGATGAAAGGCAAAGTCGAGAAAACATTCGATGAAACCGCACGTTTATCAACACAAAGACAAGCGCAGCTGTTTGATTGTTTAACAACCCTTCCGGACATTAAACAAAATAACGCTGAAGGTATTACTCAAAAGCGTTGGGAGCAGACGATTTCATCGCTCTCTCAATGGCAGACTCAATCTCGCCACTATTCGAATATCGTGACGCACTCCATCCAGTCGAGTCAGCAGATTGTCACCATCACTCTGATCATCTTCGGTGTTTATCAGATCTCTGAAGGCCTATTGAGCATGGGCGGCTTGATAGCTGTGGTGATGTTGAGTGGACGCGCTGCGAGCTCGGTGAATCAACTTTCTCTTTTAATGCTGAGATTCCAACAAACACGATCGGCCGTCGAAGGCCTGAATCAAATCATGGAGTTACCTCAAGAAGAGTCTAAACACCAAGTAATCGATAAGGGGCACTTTGATGGCGGGGTTAGGTTGGATGAAGTCATGTTTACCTATCCAGAAACGCAAAGTCCTGCGTTAAAGGAAATCTCTCTTGAGATAAAACCGGGTGAACGAGTTGGCCTTGTGGGCGCAGCAGGAGCCGGAAAAACCACGCTTTTATCGATTGTTGCTCGCCAATATTTACCCACAACAGGGCAAGCTTTTTATCAAGAAATCGATGGGCAATTGTGGCCAACCAGTGTGTTGCGCAGTGGCATGGGCTGGGTAGGGCAAACCACCAATCTTATCTTCGGAAGTGTTTACGACAACGTCACGCTTGGGGCGACTAACGTTGATGAGGAGAAGTTGAGACAAGCTCTACAACAGTCGGGTTTGAATGGTTATATGGGGCGCTTAAGCAATGGCTTAGAAACGCCAGTTGGTGAAGGTGGCCGATTGCTTTCAGGGGGCCAACGCCAAGCTGTGGCGATAGCGAGAGCATTATATCGTTGTCCAAAGCTATTGATCATGGATGAGCCGACCAGCGCGTTAGATAACCAAGCTGAAATACAGTTCTTCAATGCACTACAAAGCATGCCGAGAGAAACCTCGATGCTGATCAGTTCGCATAAATCTTCTTTCTTGATGATGTGTGACCGTGTGATTGTGTTGGATAAAGGCCAGATCGTGGCTGAGGGTGAGCCAAAAGATATCCTCTCTCTACAGAAGAAAAGTGTTCCGAAAGGAATCAGTCGTTTTAAGACGGTTTCAGTGGTGAAGGGAGGTCGTCATGAGTAATGATATTCAGTGGACCAACAATCACTTGGCATTCCGTTCTCGTAAGCTGATTTGGCTAAGTGCTCTACTTATTGTCTCGATTATCGGTTGGGCGACGTGGGCAACACTAGAAGAAGTGGTGATCGGTGAAGGCAAAGTTGTGCCGAGCCTTTCAGTTCAAACCATTCAGAGTCTAGAAGGCGGCTTGGTTCAAGAGATCATGGTACGACAAGGTCAATCTGTCGTGAAAGGCCAACCTCTGGCTAAGCTAGAAGACACGCGTTTTAAAGCCGCTTTTCTAGAGTCGGCTCAACAAGCGGATACCTTACTTGCTCAACAATTAAGATTAAAGGCTGAACTGTCGACGGTTGTTTTAAATAACGATGCGAAAGAGTGGTATGAGCGAGTGGTCTTGGTGCCACAAGATATTGCTGTTGATGTATCAAGTCATCCCGCGTTGATGAACGCAAAAGCAAACTACCGAGAGCGCTTAGGTCAGTTGAAATCTGAGCTTGAAGAGGCGGCACTTCGCATTGAGCAACAAGACCAAGCGCGTGTTGATACGCTGAATAATATCCAGACTCTAGAAAGTAGCCTAGATATCGTTATTCGTGAACGCAACATGCTCAAAGACGTGGTCGCGAGCGGCGCGGTTGCTGAGGTTGAACTGCTGAAGCTGAACCGTGATGTGGTGAAGCTGAAAGGCGATATTGCCAGCTCAAAAGTGGCGGCTCAAAAACAGATAGCTGCTTACTCAGAATCGATAGCGGATCATCGCAGCATCGCACTCGACTTTCGTGCCAAGGTACAAGGTCAATTGAATGAAGTGGCCAGTAAAATCGCGCAATTGAACGAAAGCCAACAGGCGATTGCCGACCAGTTGAAACGAACTGAAATTTTGGCGCCCGTCGATGGCACGGTGAAAGAGATATTTGTTCGCACCATTGGCGGTGTGGTGAGGCCGGGTGAGCCAATTATTGAGCTGATTCCGTCGAACAGCCAGTTGATTGTTGAAGCCAGAATCTCGCCACAGGATATTGCCTTCGTGCATAAAGGTTTGGGCGCCACGATTAAATTCACTGCTTATGATTTTGTCATTTATGGTGGGCTTAAAGGCGAGGTGACTTATGTCAGTGCTGACGCCTTGCAAACAGAAGATGGCAACGCCTATTACCGAGCCCATATTCAGTTAAATGAAGACCAACAACAAAACTCTGCCTTTAGCATTATCCCAGGAATGCAAGTGGCGGTTGATATCTTAACCGGTGAAAAAACAGTATTGAGTTATTGGTTAAAACCTATTTTACGAGCTAAGGAAAACTCACTTCGCGAACGATGAAGTGGGTTAAAGCATAAATATAAAAGGAAGTGTAATGCATTCAAAATTCTTACTCTCTTCTTGCTTACTAATGAGCGGACTGTCTCAAGCAGCCTCATTGGAAGAGTCCGTGGCCTTTGCCATAGACTACAGCCCAGAGATATTGGCGCAGTACTCCCGATACCAGTCGGTGATAAGAGACGGTGACGCTGCAGGCGGTTTGTATATGCCGCAAGTTAATCTGTACGCGGCTGCAGGTTATGAAGAGACGCGTTATAACAGTGGTAGCAAACTTGACACTGATGACCGTGGACTAACGCGAACAGAAATCGGCGTTAAAGTCTCCCAGTTACTATTCGATGGTTTTAAAACAACGTCGAACGTCGACCGACTAACATTTGAAGCTGAGGCTGAACGTTTAACCCTGATTTCACGTGCTGAAAATGTATCGTTAGATGTGGTGAGAAACTATCTCGATATCTTGAAAGCTGAGACGCTGCTTGAACTGTCCAAGCGTAATGTAAAAGAGCATCAAGAAATCTATCAAGACATCCAAGATAAAAAGAGTAAAGGCCTAAGTAGTAACTCGGATCTGGCTCAAATCTCTGCTCGTGTTGCGACGGCGCAATCTTCATTGATAGCTGCTCAGAACAACCTGTTTGATTTGCAAACTCAGTACCTACGTTTAGTGGGCAAGCCTGCTGTAAATTTGGTTTATCCCCGTTTTGATTACGCTCTATTACCAAGCTCAGCACAGGTCGCACTTGAACAAGCTGTCGAGAATCACCCAGAAATCAAAGCCTCTTTGCTTGATATCGATGCCGCTCGGAAAGAGATGCGTAGAGAGAAAGGCGATTACTATCCAGAAGTAAAACTGGAACTTCATGCCAACAAAAATGACAACGTGTCTAACCCACCGGGTGGTGTTGATGAAGACGCGAGAATCATGCTGACCATGGATTATGATCTGTTTAACGGCTTCTCTACTGACTCTCGTGTTGAATCGTCAGCATGGCGTGTTGAAGAGGCAAGAGCGATTCGCGTGAGAACCGAGCGTGAAGTGAAAGAGGGTACTCAACTTGCTTGGAACGCCTACAAAATGCTTGAACAACAAAAGTCTCTACTTCAACAGAACGTGGACGCGGCCAAAATTGCAGAACTGGGTTACATCCAACAATTTAATGTAGGTAGACGAAGCCTGTTGGATGTACTCGATGCAAAAGTGGAAGTGTTCTTGGCTCGAAGAAACTTCATCAGCACTGAATACGATCAAACGTTAGCGGCATACCGCGTACTGAACGCGATGGGCATGTTGACCTACGCATTAAGGGTTGAACACCCAGAAGAGTGGCAAGGGGAGAACAAGTAATGAGATATTTTAAACTAGCGCTACTTAGTTCTAT contains:
- a CDS encoding TolC family outer membrane protein, which codes for MHSKFLLSSCLLMSGLSQAASLEESVAFAIDYSPEILAQYSRYQSVIRDGDAAGGLYMPQVNLYAAAGYEETRYNSGSKLDTDDRGLTRTEIGVKVSQLLFDGFKTTSNVDRLTFEAEAERLTLISRAENVSLDVVRNYLDILKAETLLELSKRNVKEHQEIYQDIQDKKSKGLSSNSDLAQISARVATAQSSLIAAQNNLFDLQTQYLRLVGKPAVNLVYPRFDYALLPSSAQVALEQAVENHPEIKASLLDIDAARKEMRREKGDYYPEVKLELHANKNDNVSNPPGGVDEDARIMLTMDYDLFNGFSTDSRVESSAWRVEEARAIRVRTEREVKEGTQLAWNAYKMLEQQKSLLQQNVDAAKIAELGYIQQFNVGRRSLLDVLDAKVEVFLARRNFISTEYDQTLAAYRVLNAMGMLTYALRVEHPEEWQGENK